A genomic stretch from Desulfovibrio sp. Huiquan2017 includes:
- the qrcD gene encoding menaquinone reductase integral membrane subunit QrcD, whose amino-acid sequence MDSKLFPEGVQRCSFGQFLIWTVVILAFFLWGLYAAVLVLYNGIGTTGLDNYFGFGAWITFDLAVIALGAGAFFTGLLKYILKIKQLEKIINLTVVVGFICYSGAMLVLTLDIGQPGRAWFGYWHPNVHSMLTEVIFCITCYCTVLIIEFVPLVLEQKQLNKVPFIHALAHNMHVNMALFAGIGAFLSTFHQGSLGGMYGVLIGRPFAFREGFFIWPWTFFLFVLSAVGSGPVFTVLVCTFMEKLTGKKLVDFKTKALMGKIAGTMLTVYMFFKILDTWAWATGYLPSVGLTFDQMFYGLVYGKWLLYTEIILCGVVPAIMLITPSIRNRPALLYTAAILDCIGVSLNRYIFTVQTIAFPAMPFDQWQVYVPNWVEYASSIMIVAYGFLVLTLVYRYLPLFPQERELN is encoded by the coding sequence ATGGATAGCAAACTCTTCCCGGAAGGGGTGCAGCGCTGCTCTTTCGGCCAGTTCCTGATCTGGACGGTCGTCATTCTGGCCTTCTTCCTGTGGGGCCTCTACGCCGCCGTGCTGGTCCTTTATAACGGCATCGGCACCACCGGCCTGGACAACTACTTCGGGTTCGGCGCCTGGATCACCTTCGATCTGGCCGTCATCGCCCTGGGCGCAGGCGCGTTCTTCACCGGCCTGCTCAAATACATTCTCAAGATTAAACAGCTTGAGAAGATCATCAACCTGACCGTCGTCGTGGGCTTCATCTGCTACTCCGGCGCCATGCTGGTCCTGACGCTCGATATCGGGCAGCCCGGCCGCGCGTGGTTCGGCTACTGGCATCCGAATGTCCACTCCATGCTGACCGAAGTTATCTTCTGCATCACTTGCTACTGCACCGTCCTGATCATCGAGTTCGTCCCGCTGGTCCTGGAGCAGAAGCAGTTGAACAAGGTACCCTTCATCCACGCCCTGGCGCACAACATGCACGTGAACATGGCGTTGTTCGCCGGTATCGGCGCGTTCCTGTCCACCTTCCACCAGGGTTCCCTGGGCGGCATGTATGGCGTCCTGATCGGCCGTCCCTTCGCCTTCCGCGAGGGCTTCTTCATCTGGCCGTGGACCTTCTTCCTGTTCGTCCTCTCCGCCGTGGGTTCCGGGCCGGTCTTCACCGTCCTGGTATGCACCTTCATGGAGAAGCTGACCGGTAAGAAGCTTGTGGACTTCAAAACCAAGGCCCTCATGGGCAAGATCGCCGGCACCATGCTGACCGTCTACATGTTCTTCAAGATCCTCGACACCTGGGCATGGGCCACCGGCTACCTGCCCTCCGTCGGCTTGACCTTCGACCAGATGTTCTACGGCCTGGTTTACGGCAAGTGGCTGCTCTACACGGAGATCATCCTGTGCGGCGTGGTCCCGGCCATCATGCTGATTACCCCGTCCATCCGCAATCGTCCGGCCCTGCTGTACACTGCGGCCATACTGGACTGCATCGGCGTGTCCCTGAACCGGTACATCTTCACTGTCCAGACCATCGCCTTCCCGGCCATGCCCTTTGACCAGTGGCAGGTTTACGTCCCCAACTGGGTGGAGTACGCCTCCTCGATCATGATCGTGGCCTACGGTTTCCTGGTCCTGACCCTGGTGTACCGCTACCTGCCGTTGTTCCCCCAGGAGCGCGAGTTGAACTAG
- a CDS encoding mannose-1-phosphate guanylyltransferase/mannose-6-phosphate isomerase: MNQIPPVERTLSEDCHAIILAGGSGTRLWPLSRNLLPKQLLVLGGATTLLQQTVARVLTVFSPDHVWVVTNEEHVFEVRKQVAVLEPSLKGQVLAEPLGRNTLPAIMLGLDKVVEANPKALAAVFPSDHLIRNGEAWAADLARGSEMAAQERFVTFGVRPDKPETGYGYIALGEDLGDNAYSVKGFVEKPDFLTADRFLREGTHLWNSGMFLFAAENFLTQVARCEPVLWDWWEGRKETPLAQGYRDLPDISVDYGVVEKIDNITVVRAGFEWDDLGSWEAMYRLGDKDPDGNVIRGDVLAINCRNCLLISEGGKLAASGLTDTIMVQTRDATLACPMDSVQSVRDVVAALKAEGSRLVESHITVYRPWGNYTVLEEGPQYKIKRIQVSPGARLSSQMHHHRSEHWVVVAGTAEVEVNNEPRVLVENQSVDIPKAAQHRLGNPGKVPLDIIEIQSGPYLEEDDIVRFDDVYGRTKK, translated from the coding sequence ATGAACCAGATCCCTCCCGTTGAGCGGACGCTTTCCGAAGATTGCCACGCCATTATTCTGGCCGGCGGGTCAGGCACCCGCCTGTGGCCGCTTTCCCGGAATCTGCTGCCCAAGCAGCTCCTGGTCCTGGGGGGGGCGACCACCCTGCTGCAACAGACCGTGGCCCGCGTGCTGACGGTTTTTTCGCCCGATCACGTCTGGGTGGTGACCAACGAGGAGCACGTCTTCGAAGTCCGCAAGCAGGTGGCGGTCCTGGAGCCGTCCCTGAAGGGACAGGTTCTGGCCGAACCGTTGGGGCGCAATACCCTGCCCGCCATCATGCTCGGCTTGGACAAAGTGGTCGAAGCCAACCCCAAGGCCCTGGCCGCAGTCTTTCCGTCCGACCACCTCATCCGCAACGGCGAGGCCTGGGCGGCCGACCTGGCGCGCGGTTCGGAGATGGCTGCGCAGGAGCGCTTCGTGACCTTCGGCGTGCGGCCGGACAAGCCTGAAACCGGCTACGGCTACATCGCTTTGGGCGAAGACCTCGGCGACAACGCCTATTCCGTGAAGGGCTTTGTGGAGAAACCGGATTTCTTGACCGCCGACCGTTTCCTGCGTGAGGGCACCCATCTGTGGAACAGCGGCATGTTTCTGTTCGCGGCCGAGAACTTCCTGACCCAGGTGGCCCGTTGCGAGCCGGTCCTGTGGGATTGGTGGGAAGGGCGGAAGGAGACCCCGCTGGCTCAAGGATATCGCGACCTCCCCGATATTTCGGTGGATTACGGCGTGGTCGAGAAAATCGACAACATCACCGTGGTCCGCGCCGGATTCGAATGGGACGACCTGGGCAGTTGGGAGGCCATGTACCGGCTGGGCGACAAGGACCCGGACGGCAACGTGATCCGGGGCGACGTCTTGGCCATCAATTGCAGGAACTGCCTGCTTATCAGCGAGGGCGGCAAGCTGGCCGCTTCGGGCCTGACGGATACCATCATGGTTCAGACCCGCGACGCGACCCTGGCCTGTCCCATGGACAGCGTGCAGAGCGTTCGCGATGTGGTCGCCGCCCTCAAAGCCGAGGGCAGCCGGTTGGTGGAGAGCCATATCACGGTTTACCGCCCGTGGGGCAACTACACGGTGCTTGAGGAAGGGCCCCAGTACAAGATCAAGCGCATTCAGGTCAGTCCCGGGGCGCGGTTGAGTTCGCAGATGCATCACCATCGCAGCGAGCACTGGGTGGTGGTGGCCGGCACGGCCGAGGTAGAGGTGAATAACGAGCCGCGCGTCCTGGTGGAAAACCAGTCCGTGGATATTCCCAAGGCCGCCCAGCACCGGCTGGGCAATCCGGGCAAGGTCCCGCTGGACATCATCGAGATCCAGAGCGGGCCGTATCTGGAGGAGGACGACATCGTCCGTTTCGATGATGTCTACGGCCGGACGAAGAAATAG
- a CDS encoding ABC transporter substrate-binding protein has translation MKRLVLILALVLSFAFAANAAFAGKLEDVKAKGVLVCGVKDSVNLFGFVDPDSKALVGFDVDICKYIADKIGVKPEFKVVTSKNRIPMLAQGSVDILAATMTHKFSRDEQIDFSITYFMDGQKLLVEKGSGITSTADLANKKVGTVKGSTSEKNIKAAQPKAQVISYDEYPQAFMALKQGKVKAVTTDSGILAGLKAGDDNPAKWEIVGAFFSSEPYGLGVPQNDSEFRDFVNKSLNEMWLDGTYQKLFKKWMGYDLPAGWEMELWPM, from the coding sequence ATGAAACGTTTGGTATTGATTCTGGCTTTGGTCCTGTCGTTCGCGTTTGCGGCCAACGCCGCGTTCGCCGGTAAGCTTGAGGACGTGAAAGCCAAGGGCGTGCTGGTCTGCGGCGTCAAGGACTCCGTCAACCTGTTCGGCTTCGTCGATCCCGACTCCAAGGCACTGGTCGGCTTTGACGTGGACATCTGTAAGTACATCGCCGACAAGATCGGCGTGAAACCCGAGTTCAAAGTCGTCACCTCCAAGAACCGCATCCCCATGCTGGCTCAGGGTTCCGTGGACATCCTGGCCGCCACCATGACCCACAAGTTCTCTCGTGACGAGCAGATCGACTTTTCCATCACCTACTTCATGGACGGCCAGAAGTTGCTGGTCGAAAAGGGCTCCGGCATCACCTCCACCGCCGATCTGGCCAACAAGAAGGTCGGCACCGTGAAGGGCTCCACCTCCGAGAAGAACATCAAGGCCGCGCAGCCCAAGGCCCAGGTCATCTCCTATGACGAGTACCCGCAGGCCTTCATGGCGCTGAAGCAGGGCAAGGTGAAGGCCGTGACCACTGATTCCGGCATCCTGGCCGGTCTCAAGGCCGGTGACGACAATCCCGCGAAGTGGGAAATCGTCGGTGCTTTCTTCTCCTCCGAGCCTTACGGCCTCGGCGTTCCGCAGAATGATTCCGAATTCCGCGATTTCGTCAACAAGAGCTTGAACGAGATGTGGTTGGACGGCACCTACCAGAAGCTGTTCAAGAAGTGGATGGGATACGACCTGCCCGCCGGCTGGGAGATGGAACTCTGGCCCATGTAA
- the rfbC gene encoding dTDP-4-dehydrorhamnose 3,5-epimerase yields the protein MQIHETEFPGLLVLVPQVFQDERGFFLESYNINHFREIGINCEFIQDNHAYSKDAGVLRGFHFQVPPVAQAKLVWVTRGAVLDAVVDLRKGSPTYGRVAQFVLSAANFKRMFIPKGFGHAYVTTMPDTEFQYKVDAPYSPAHEGGVVWNDPDVGMDWDAPLAGRKPILSQKDLQLPALADFESPFIFEG from the coding sequence GTGCAGATCCACGAGACGGAGTTTCCCGGACTGCTTGTTTTGGTCCCCCAGGTCTTTCAAGACGAGCGGGGTTTTTTTCTGGAAAGTTACAATATCAATCATTTCAGAGAGATCGGTATAAACTGTGAATTCATTCAGGATAATCACGCCTACTCCAAGGACGCAGGCGTGTTGCGCGGCTTCCATTTCCAGGTGCCGCCTGTGGCCCAGGCCAAGCTGGTCTGGGTGACGCGCGGCGCGGTTCTGGATGCGGTGGTCGATCTGCGCAAGGGCTCGCCCACTTACGGCCGGGTGGCGCAATTTGTCCTGAGCGCCGCCAATTTCAAGCGCATGTTCATCCCCAAGGGATTCGGCCATGCCTACGTGACCACCATGCCGGACACCGAATTTCAATACAAGGTGGATGCGCCCTATTCCCCCGCTCACGAGGGCGGCGTGGTCTGGAACGACCCGGACGTCGGCATGGATTGGGACGCGCCCCTGGCGGGCCGGAAGCCCATCCTTTCCCAGAAGGACCTGCAACTGCCTGCTCTGGCCGATTTCGAATCACCTTTTATCTTCGAAGGTTGA
- the qrcB gene encoding menaquinone reductase molybdopterin-binding-like subunit QrcB, translating to MSVARRTFIQLGAGATVGILFTPTVWKALDDVSIWTQNWPWIPKLKYGAVEAKPTVSKMCESGCAVKVRTVAGEAFGTMGNVDNPLSGGGICPLCANGVQVKNSPNRIKAPMLDGQEISWEKAQEVVAEKLAAAGSKVAVISGDQTGTVNEVFSALLNDKGSDAFYVMPCDMQAADKAWTGLMGGAGQVGYDLEGADLVLLAGADALESWGPTVANLKSFAANESGKFIFAGPMQTKTASVTSKWVPVPAEGMAAFTLGLAYYVLQAGKTVGAADFDLFRSMVMSEYSPAKVEAATGVKADQMAALAKQLLTASNPVVVPAGPVAAHGAAFALNLLLGGAMKALPEFAKAIPSAMSRSEMLRADILDGVNTDLLFVYEANPAYALPEKIKAGFTVAFDMVQTETTATANLVLPSLHPYERFDDLASPYGLAAATYSLGVPVSKPSVNAANAATFILGLADLGFETFEEVLGAKVDAIGADMDALQGGEAFVVEGETPVAASLAANVLGKAAVPVKGTGAVGLVPYTLLSVGTANRATTPNAPCTISNNQLVGDHMVVMMGSATAKQLGVSVGSMVKLSGGKGECEALVQIFEGVMPGVVAAPLGLGHTVGDEFSKGKGDNVYKILTVSSEAAAGASTWAGSTVNVAKI from the coding sequence ATGAGCGTAGCACGCAGAACTTTTATTCAGTTGGGTGCGGGCGCCACCGTCGGTATTCTTTTTACTCCGACGGTTTGGAAAGCCCTTGATGATGTTTCCATCTGGACCCAGAACTGGCCTTGGATCCCCAAACTGAAATACGGGGCGGTCGAGGCCAAACCCACCGTGTCCAAGATGTGCGAGTCCGGCTGTGCCGTTAAGGTTCGCACCGTGGCCGGTGAAGCCTTCGGGACCATGGGCAACGTGGACAACCCGCTCTCCGGCGGTGGCATCTGCCCCCTGTGCGCCAACGGCGTCCAGGTCAAGAACAGCCCGAACCGGATCAAGGCCCCCATGCTCGACGGTCAGGAGATCTCCTGGGAGAAAGCCCAGGAAGTCGTGGCCGAGAAGCTGGCCGCAGCCGGTTCCAAGGTCGCGGTCATCTCCGGCGATCAGACCGGCACGGTCAACGAGGTCTTTTCCGCACTGCTTAACGACAAGGGCAGCGACGCCTTCTACGTCATGCCCTGCGACATGCAGGCGGCCGACAAGGCCTGGACCGGCCTGATGGGTGGTGCCGGGCAGGTCGGCTATGACCTGGAAGGCGCGGACCTGGTCCTGCTGGCCGGGGCCGACGCCCTGGAGTCCTGGGGGCCGACCGTGGCCAACCTGAAATCCTTTGCGGCCAATGAGTCCGGCAAGTTCATCTTCGCCGGTCCCATGCAGACCAAGACCGCTTCCGTGACCTCCAAGTGGGTCCCGGTTCCGGCCGAGGGCATGGCCGCCTTCACCCTGGGCCTCGCCTACTATGTCCTGCAGGCCGGGAAGACGGTCGGCGCTGCCGACTTCGACCTGTTCCGGTCCATGGTCATGAGCGAATACAGCCCGGCCAAGGTCGAGGCTGCCACCGGCGTCAAGGCCGACCAGATGGCCGCCCTGGCCAAGCAGTTGCTGACCGCCTCCAATCCGGTGGTCGTTCCCGCGGGGCCCGTGGCCGCCCATGGCGCGGCTTTCGCCCTGAACCTGCTGCTCGGCGGGGCCATGAAGGCCCTGCCCGAGTTCGCCAAGGCCATCCCCTCCGCCATGAGCCGCTCCGAGATGCTCAGGGCGGACATCCTGGACGGCGTGAATACCGACCTGCTGTTTGTCTACGAGGCCAACCCGGCCTACGCCCTGCCCGAAAAAATCAAGGCCGGTTTCACCGTGGCCTTCGACATGGTCCAGACCGAGACCACGGCCACGGCCAACCTGGTTCTGCCCAGCCTGCATCCCTACGAGCGGTTCGACGACCTGGCCAGCCCCTACGGCCTGGCCGCCGCGACTTACTCCCTGGGCGTGCCGGTTTCCAAGCCGTCCGTGAACGCGGCCAACGCCGCGACGTTCATCCTCGGCTTGGCAGACCTCGGCTTCGAGACCTTCGAGGAGGTCCTGGGGGCCAAGGTGGACGCCATCGGCGCGGACATGGATGCGTTGCAGGGCGGTGAGGCCTTTGTGGTCGAGGGCGAAACCCCCGTGGCCGCCAGCTTGGCCGCCAACGTCCTGGGCAAGGCCGCAGTCCCCGTCAAGGGTACCGGCGCTGTGGGACTCGTTCCCTATACCCTGCTCAGCGTCGGCACCGCCAATCGGGCCACCACGCCCAACGCGCCGTGCACCATCAGCAACAACCAGTTGGTCGGCGACCACATGGTCGTCATGATGGGTTCGGCCACGGCCAAGCAGCTCGGCGTCTCCGTCGGCTCCATGGTCAAGCTCTCCGGAGGGAAGGGCGAATGCGAAGCCCTGGTGCAGATCTTCGAAGGCGTCATGCCCGGCGTCGTGGCCGCTCCCCTGGGGCTGGGCCACACCGTGGGCGACGAGTTCTCGAAGGGCAAGGGCGATAATGTCTACAAGATTCTCACGGTGAGCTCGGAGGCTGCCGCCGGCGCCTCCACATGGGCCGGTTCCACTGTGAATGTCGCCAAAATCTAG
- the qrcC gene encoding menaquinone reductase iron-sulfur cluster-binding subunit QrcC encodes MSHFKEFKIKWGMVIDIDKCTGCGACMVGCQVENNIAPMTKSDPYNYVQALTKPRDDASNKLRTLTWMNVYELSNGKSFPEHETAYLPRPCMQCGNPACVPVCPVVATDKNEEGGIVSQIYPRCIGCRYCMAACPYHARYFNWWDPLWPEGMDKGLSPSTSVRPRGVVEKCNFCHSRYLEAKDKARLDGEDPMNLPEGAYTTACADICPTKAITFGDLNNPEHKVHELIQSPNAFRLLEKLGLHPQVYYMSEREWVRKQGDNYNAEAGGHH; translated from the coding sequence ATGAGTCATTTTAAAGAATTCAAGATCAAATGGGGCATGGTCATCGATATTGACAAATGCACTGGCTGCGGCGCCTGCATGGTCGGCTGCCAGGTGGAAAACAATATCGCTCCCATGACCAAAAGCGACCCCTATAACTATGTCCAGGCCCTGACCAAGCCGCGCGACGACGCGTCCAATAAGCTCAGGACCCTGACCTGGATGAACGTCTACGAATTGTCCAACGGGAAGTCGTTCCCGGAGCATGAGACCGCCTATCTGCCGCGTCCCTGCATGCAGTGCGGCAACCCGGCCTGCGTGCCCGTCTGCCCGGTCGTGGCCACGGATAAGAATGAGGAGGGCGGTATCGTCTCCCAGATCTATCCCCGCTGCATCGGCTGTAGGTACTGCATGGCTGCCTGCCCATACCATGCACGGTACTTCAACTGGTGGGATCCGCTCTGGCCCGAAGGCATGGACAAGGGCCTCAGCCCGTCTACTTCGGTTCGCCCGCGCGGTGTGGTCGAGAAGTGCAACTTCTGCCACTCCCGCTATCTGGAAGCCAAGGACAAGGCCCGTCTGGACGGCGAGGACCCGATGAACCTGCCCGAGGGCGCGTACACCACCGCCTGTGCCGACATCTGTCCGACCAAGGCCATCACCTTCGGCGACCTGAACAATCCGGAACACAAGGTTCACGAACTCATTCAGAGCCCCAATGCGTTCCGTCTGCTCGAAAAGCTGGGCCTGCACCCGCAGGTCTACTATATGTCCGAGCGTGAATGGGTCCGCAAGCAGGGCGATAACTATAACGCCGAAGCCGGCGGACACCACTAG
- a CDS encoding cytochrome c3 family protein, giving the protein MEERKTSKRCGGVFPFIIGFLATCVLGWAVIPGLFFAEEEQPVWFSHAVHVDGQGMDCESCHYFRDDGSYAGFPTNEVCAECHAVDPEEAREAIAEEGIDLNDYAAIMKAGIGAIEDNLASSDEDKMQAEREYVVKYLIQGKEVPWLNYQYQPDNVYFSHASHKNLSIEELASMKKELSDVVDPSVFEGEAPEQNCNLCHPKDIQTNDVPPALQRNVLSGYSKTTMKMWKCERCHALKGQPNACYTCHK; this is encoded by the coding sequence ATGGAGGAAAGAAAAACGTCGAAACGGTGTGGGGGGGTGTTCCCTTTCATCATCGGCTTCCTGGCTACCTGCGTCTTGGGTTGGGCTGTAATTCCCGGCCTGTTCTTCGCTGAAGAGGAACAGCCCGTGTGGTTCAGTCACGCCGTGCACGTGGACGGACAGGGGATGGATTGCGAAAGTTGTCACTATTTCCGGGATGACGGCTCTTATGCCGGTTTCCCGACCAACGAAGTGTGCGCCGAGTGTCACGCGGTCGATCCCGAGGAGGCTCGGGAAGCCATCGCCGAAGAGGGGATCGACCTGAACGACTACGCGGCCATCATGAAGGCCGGAATCGGTGCCATCGAGGACAATCTTGCTTCTTCGGACGAGGACAAGATGCAGGCCGAGCGCGAGTACGTGGTCAAGTACCTGATCCAGGGCAAGGAAGTTCCTTGGCTCAACTATCAGTACCAGCCGGACAACGTCTATTTCTCGCATGCCTCGCACAAGAACCTCTCCATCGAGGAACTGGCGAGCATGAAGAAGGAACTGTCCGACGTCGTCGATCCCTCGGTTTTCGAGGGCGAGGCCCCCGAGCAGAACTGCAATCTCTGCCACCCGAAGGATATCCAGACGAACGACGTGCCGCCGGCCCTCCAGCGCAACGTCCTGTCGGGATACAGCAAGACGACCATGAAGATGTGGAAGTGCGAACGGTGTCACGCCCTCAAGGGCCAGCCCAACGCCTGCTACACCTGTCACAAGTAA
- a CDS encoding amino acid ABC transporter ATP-binding protein: MAMIDVQKLHKWYGDFHVLQGITESVDKGEVLVICGPSGSGKSTFIRCINRLEEYQKGQILFDGKNILDKDVNINDLRAEIGIVFQQFNLYPHLSVLRNVTLAPTKVRNMPKDQAEEIALHLLERVGIHDQAHKYPAELSGGQQQRVAIARSLAMKPKVMLFDEPTSALDPEMINEVLNVMKDLAREGMTMLCVTHEMGFAREVADRVLFMDGGVVVEQAAPDEFFRNPQNERTKNFLKEIL, translated from the coding sequence ATGGCAATGATTGACGTGCAGAAACTGCACAAGTGGTATGGCGATTTTCACGTTTTGCAGGGGATCACCGAATCCGTAGACAAGGGCGAGGTGCTGGTCATCTGTGGTCCGTCCGGTTCCGGCAAGTCCACTTTCATTCGCTGTATCAACCGACTTGAGGAATATCAGAAGGGGCAGATCCTGTTCGACGGGAAGAATATCCTGGACAAGGACGTGAATATCAATGACCTGCGGGCCGAAATCGGCATTGTTTTTCAGCAGTTCAATCTTTATCCCCATCTGTCGGTGCTCCGGAATGTCACCCTGGCGCCCACCAAAGTAAGAAATATGCCCAAGGATCAAGCCGAGGAGATCGCCCTGCACCTGCTCGAACGGGTGGGCATCCACGACCAGGCCCACAAGTATCCGGCGGAACTCTCCGGCGGTCAGCAGCAGCGCGTGGCCATCGCCCGGTCCCTGGCCATGAAGCCCAAGGTCATGCTCTTCGACGAGCCCACCTCTGCGCTGGACCCGGAGATGATCAACGAGGTCCTCAATGTCATGAAGGATCTGGCCCGCGAGGGGATGACCATGCTTTGCGTGACCCACGAGATGGGCTTTGCCCGCGAAGTGGCCGACCGCGTCCTGTTCATGGACGGCGGAGTGGTCGTGGAGCAGGCCGCGCCCGACGAATTCTTCCGCAATCCCCAAAACGAGCGCACAAAGAACTTCCTGAAGGAAATTCTTTAA
- a CDS encoding TAXI family TRAP transporter solute-binding subunit — protein sequence MMVFARVMIAAAMLLVSAALLSACGDAPVEERAHDVDPGKRAAAPAGTPSDAHTAADPVFVTIGTGDISGVYYPLGGIIANMVNFKRDKYNIRATVESTGGSVFNLNAVIAGDLQFGIAQADRQFQAVHGIAEWRERGPQEKLQSVFSLHSETVTLVAGEDSGIRDIRDLKGHRVNIGNPGSGQHQNSLDAFRAAGLDLSGVEVVEGKVAEAVEMFAAGALDAFFYTVGHPSAAILKIVQGKRKVRIVPIVGVDTLFVLHSYYVPSRINMQYYPGVANAGHDVESFGVKATLVTSSDVQDSVVYAVTREVFENFEAFKAQQPTLSGLTKNGMLQGLSAPIHPGAMRYYREVGLR from the coding sequence ATGATGGTGTTCGCCAGGGTAATGATAGCGGCGGCGATGTTGTTGGTTTCGGCGGCCTTGCTGTCGGCCTGTGGCGATGCGCCGGTCGAGGAGAGGGCGCACGACGTTGACCCGGGAAAACGCGCGGCCGCACCGGCCGGAACTCCGTCCGACGCCCACACGGCTGCGGATCCCGTATTCGTGACCATCGGCACCGGCGACATCTCCGGGGTCTATTATCCCCTCGGTGGGATCATTGCCAACATGGTCAACTTCAAGCGCGACAAGTACAATATCCGGGCCACGGTGGAGTCCACGGGTGGGTCGGTGTTCAACCTCAACGCGGTCATCGCCGGGGACCTTCAGTTCGGCATTGCCCAGGCAGACCGGCAGTTCCAGGCTGTGCATGGCATCGCCGAGTGGCGGGAGCGGGGGCCGCAGGAGAAGTTGCAGTCTGTATTCTCCCTGCATTCCGAAACCGTGACCTTGGTGGCTGGGGAGGATTCCGGCATTCGAGACATCCGCGATCTCAAGGGGCACCGGGTCAACATCGGCAATCCGGGGTCGGGCCAGCATCAGAATTCCCTGGATGCCTTTCGGGCGGCGGGACTCGATCTGTCGGGCGTCGAAGTTGTGGAGGGCAAGGTCGCGGAAGCCGTCGAGATGTTTGCGGCGGGTGCCCTGGACGCCTTCTTCTACACCGTGGGGCATCCGTCGGCCGCTATCCTGAAGATCGTCCAGGGCAAGCGCAAGGTACGCATCGTGCCCATCGTCGGGGTGGATACCCTGTTTGTCTTGCATTCCTACTATGTGCCGTCGCGCATCAACATGCAGTACTACCCGGGAGTGGCCAATGCGGGGCATGACGTGGAGAGCTTCGGCGTCAAGGCCACCCTGGTGACGTCGTCCGACGTCCAAGACTCCGTGGTTTACGCCGTAACCCGCGAAGTCTTCGAAAATTTCGAGGCCTTCAAGGCGCAGCAGCCGACACTCTCCGGATTGACAAAAAACGGCATGTTGCAGGGTTTGTCCGCGCCCATTCACCCCGGGGCGATGCGTTACTATCGGGAAGTCGGTCTGCGCTAG
- a CDS encoding CvpA family protein, with amino-acid sequence MNFLDIILICVTVLFLLRGFFRGLVQEVLSLIAVVLAIFLASRFDDVLAPHLKLYIANDITVSALSYSLIFIGTLVVVWLITKLIRSVLDISLLGWIDRTLGGVFGLLEGVLICLVGLMFLQTFAPHADLLAESYIAPKAQHMVNTLGEYVDLPEAVDSARNALGIRESEKAE; translated from the coding sequence ATGAATTTTCTGGACATCATTCTCATTTGCGTCACCGTCCTCTTCCTCCTGCGCGGTTTCTTCCGCGGCCTGGTTCAGGAAGTCCTGTCGCTCATCGCCGTGGTCCTGGCCATATTCCTGGCCTCCCGATTCGACGACGTCCTGGCTCCACACCTCAAACTGTACATCGCCAACGACATCACGGTCAGCGCCCTGTCCTACTCGCTCATCTTCATCGGCACCCTTGTGGTGGTCTGGCTGATAACCAAGCTGATCCGCAGCGTGCTGGACATCTCGCTGCTCGGCTGGATAGACCGCACCCTAGGCGGGGTCTTCGGCCTGCTCGAAGGCGTACTCATCTGCCTGGTCGGACTCATGTTCCTCCAGACCTTCGCGCCGCACGCGGACCTCTTGGCCGAATCGTACATCGCGCCCAAGGCCCAGCACATGGTCAACACGCTGGGTGAATACGTGGACCTGCCCGAGGCCGTGGATTCCGCCAGGAACGCGCTAGGCATCCGCGAAAGCGAAAAGGCCGAATAG